Proteins from one uncultured Cohaesibacter sp. genomic window:
- a CDS encoding DegT/DnrJ/EryC1/StrS family aminotransferase — protein sequence MMNKIPSQDEQTSAPHREAPLMAGRTRVPMDAVMDAVQETSLSVRMPASNSKTARTMLQRHFKDAHIHYGVGWSSAFYTALLACHVAPGDEVILPALAPAGIIHAILLAKASPVLVDARADTRLIDHDAVIGAITERTRCVVLCHLYGQVASHQALHEQLRARSIALIEDGSDAFLSLGQSNGVASHCDLLVACLPGWRDVEGELPALLVTRNQDHHARLSYWTAQHDIAERLFQTVEPEAEEAPYVDLVGQLTGDQDQYFQNCISYSLNTQSAIEKQVALYDETLSRMGLQTLTPSEESVRILQSYPICLEPFQRTPLFDGLYNEGFRISQSYRNLGQLKFFFSQESVGNFPNAASWSEGAISLPTGNHLSGREQKQMIATIQRFMNAATGPVKKC from the coding sequence ATGATGAACAAGATACCCTCGCAAGATGAACAGACGTCCGCTCCCCACCGTGAAGCTCCCCTGATGGCAGGGCGGACACGTGTGCCCATGGATGCGGTTATGGATGCGGTTCAAGAAACCAGTCTGTCAGTCCGGATGCCCGCCAGCAACAGCAAGACAGCGCGGACCATGTTGCAGCGCCACTTCAAGGACGCTCATATCCATTACGGCGTCGGTTGGTCTAGTGCTTTCTATACGGCCCTACTCGCCTGCCATGTTGCGCCGGGTGATGAAGTCATCCTTCCGGCATTGGCTCCGGCCGGTATAATTCATGCCATTCTGCTCGCCAAGGCCAGCCCTGTTCTGGTTGATGCGCGCGCGGACACCCGCCTCATTGATCATGATGCGGTGATAGGTGCGATTACCGAGCGGACACGCTGTGTCGTCCTTTGCCATCTCTATGGTCAAGTAGCCTCTCATCAGGCCCTGCACGAGCAATTAAGAGCCCGCTCCATTGCCCTGATCGAAGATGGGTCTGACGCCTTCCTTTCTCTTGGACAAAGCAACGGCGTGGCATCTCACTGCGATCTGTTGGTTGCCTGCCTGCCTGGCTGGCGCGATGTAGAAGGGGAGCTCCCTGCTTTACTTGTCACACGCAATCAGGATCATCATGCACGCCTATCCTACTGGACAGCACAGCATGATATCGCCGAACGACTGTTTCAAACCGTCGAGCCAGAAGCCGAAGAAGCCCCTTATGTCGATCTGGTGGGGCAGCTGACAGGCGATCAGGATCAATATTTTCAAAATTGCATTAGTTATAGCCTCAACACTCAATCCGCGATCGAAAAACAGGTCGCTCTATATGATGAGACCCTCTCCCGGATGGGGCTTCAGACACTCACTCCATCAGAAGAATCTGTTCGGATATTACAGAGTTATCCGATATGTCTGGAGCCATTCCAAAGGACGCCCCTATTCGATGGCCTCTATAACGAGGGGTTTCGGATAAGCCAGAGTTACCGCAACCTTGGTCAGTTGAAATTCTTTTTTTCACAAGAATCAGTTGGTAATTTCCCGAATGCAGCGAGTTGGAGTGAGGGTGCAATCAGTTTACCCACAGGCAACCACTTGTCTGGTCGAGAGCAAAAACAAATGATCGCCACAATTCAGCGTTTTATGAACGCAGCGACCGGACCAGTCAAAAAGTGCTAA
- a CDS encoding MurR/RpiR family transcriptional regulator, producing MTLDDLRQEIWESYADLSPQMKVAASYILENPADVAFKSVRQLAKAADVHPSTVVRLAQVVGFSTFEPFRAVFQQGVQARDVRFEDRAAALQKDGRWDGESDIFFEIGKATLGNLTSLFQPDTQKAVQRIAQAILDANRVYVSGYRSSFAFAHYLAYAGQIAMPKIQLLESPDGSHFDVLGQANEKDLIILFTFAPYASEGGRLLTVAKKRGCKIVAITDTMSSPAVPFANMGLFVPMTGPQLLPSLVPAASACELILAECTRLGGSIVVDNLRRFRDQVHAVEGYLSPLEPAEDIEDDEFFNS from the coding sequence ATGACACTGGATGACCTCCGCCAAGAGATTTGGGAGTCCTATGCAGACCTCTCTCCCCAGATGAAGGTTGCAGCCTCCTACATATTGGAAAATCCGGCCGATGTTGCTTTCAAGTCGGTGCGTCAGTTGGCAAAGGCGGCCGATGTCCATCCGTCAACGGTGGTGCGCCTGGCACAGGTGGTCGGCTTCTCCACCTTCGAGCCTTTCCGCGCCGTGTTCCAGCAGGGTGTGCAGGCGCGCGACGTGCGCTTTGAAGACCGTGCTGCTGCGCTTCAGAAAGACGGCCGCTGGGACGGGGAGTCTGACATCTTCTTTGAAATCGGCAAAGCGACCCTTGGCAACCTAACCAGCCTGTTCCAGCCAGACACGCAAAAGGCTGTGCAACGCATCGCCCAGGCCATTCTGGATGCCAACCGTGTTTATGTGTCCGGCTATCGCTCATCCTTCGCCTTTGCCCACTATCTGGCCTATGCAGGGCAGATCGCCATGCCTAAGATCCAGCTTCTGGAAAGTCCTGACGGCTCGCATTTTGATGTTCTGGGACAGGCGAACGAAAAGGATCTCATCATCCTCTTCACCTTTGCGCCCTATGCATCCGAGGGTGGGCGCTTGCTGACGGTCGCCAAGAAACGCGGCTGCAAAATCGTTGCCATCACTGATACCATGTCCTCTCCGGCTGTGCCCTTTGCCAATATGGGGCTGTTTGTTCCCATGACGGGGCCGCAGTTGTTGCCCTCGCTGGTGCCGGCAGCATCGGCCTGCGAGCTTATTCTGGCCGAATGCACTCGCCTCGGCGGGTCAATCGTGGTGGACAATCTACGCCGGTTCCGAGATCAGGTGCATGCGGTGGAAGGCTATCTAAGCCCGCTGGAGCCTGCTGAAGATATTGAAGACGACGAGTTCTTCAATTCCTGA
- a CDS encoding 3-keto-5-aminohexanoate cleavage protein, whose amino-acid sequence MLGIPKPLIIAMSANGPKRTKRDHLFLPVKLAELQATALDARASGAALFSCAPRDERGLASLDKAVCKETVAALRETLEESVLIQLELDLSDMGAVDACARLLSDVKPDACLLPFGQLFPRDGDENDEDSARDLLDVCEELGIGVQFAMTDPTDVDWYYAFRQYGVIPESQRALLFVLGEDGEEPASNVHDLRKYLTGLDKLHLLETVRWSVAAYGSQEAVSLAAAIAMGGQIAPGWAYNVHTVDGEPYSSQQQQVALFGQLGMSLGRPQASAFEARTLLFGPR is encoded by the coding sequence ATGCTCGGAATCCCGAAACCCCTGATTATCGCCATGTCTGCCAATGGTCCGAAGCGGACAAAGCGCGACCATCTTTTCCTGCCTGTCAAACTGGCTGAATTGCAGGCCACCGCTCTTGACGCTCGTGCGTCCGGTGCGGCTCTTTTTTCTTGTGCGCCGCGCGATGAGCGTGGTCTGGCATCTCTGGACAAGGCGGTTTGTAAAGAGACAGTCGCAGCGCTGCGTGAAACGCTGGAGGAAAGTGTCCTTATCCAGTTGGAACTGGATCTAAGCGATATGGGAGCCGTGGACGCCTGTGCCCGCCTTTTGAGCGATGTGAAACCGGACGCCTGCCTCTTGCCGTTTGGCCAGCTCTTTCCGCGTGATGGTGATGAAAATGACGAGGACAGCGCAAGGGATCTGCTTGATGTGTGCGAGGAATTGGGGATTGGCGTCCAGTTCGCCATGACAGATCCGACCGATGTCGATTGGTATTACGCATTCCGTCAATATGGCGTTATCCCCGAAAGCCAGCGGGCTCTTTTGTTCGTTCTGGGCGAAGATGGCGAGGAGCCGGCCAGCAATGTGCATGACTTGCGTAAATATCTTACCGGGCTGGATAAACTTCACTTGCTGGAGACCGTCCGCTGGTCGGTGGCTGCATACGGCTCTCAGGAGGCGGTTTCTCTAGCGGCTGCCATCGCGATGGGTGGACAGATTGCTCCGGGGTGGGCATATAATGTCCACACAGTGGATGGAGAACCCTATAGCAGCCAACAGCAGCAGGTTGCCTTGTTCGGACAGTTGGGCATGAGTCTTGGTCGTCCTCAGGCCAGTGCCTTTGAAGCCCGCACCTTGCTGTTTGGTCCACGCTGA
- a CDS encoding NUDIX hydrolase has product MSDRFLPRRDKTDAELTNCELQYDGFIKLSTCTLSFTKSDGEKVTLTREIHDHGEAICVLPVDRERRVALLVRQLRAGALYNKEKDPMILEVAAGLIDPGEEPEQATLREAEEELGFRISDLQKVSSFYISPGTLTERLYAYLASYSLTDRVSEGGGLAEEGEDIIVEEIALDELGEAVLQGNLRDAKTILLIQHLMLSEPELFF; this is encoded by the coding sequence ATGTCGGATCGCTTCCTTCCTCGGCGTGACAAGACGGACGCTGAGCTCACCAACTGCGAACTCCAATATGATGGCTTCATCAAGCTTTCCACCTGTACGCTCTCCTTCACCAAGAGCGATGGCGAAAAGGTAACGCTTACGCGGGAAATCCACGACCATGGTGAGGCGATTTGCGTGTTGCCCGTCGATCGCGAGCGCCGCGTCGCCCTGTTAGTGCGCCAGCTGCGCGCCGGTGCGCTCTATAACAAAGAAAAGGATCCCATGATCCTCGAGGTTGCGGCCGGTCTGATCGATCCGGGCGAAGAGCCCGAACAGGCGACCTTGCGCGAAGCCGAGGAAGAGCTGGGGTTCCGCATTTCCGATCTTCAGAAAGTCTCCAGCTTCTACATTTCGCCGGGCACATTGACCGAACGCCTCTATGCCTATCTGGCTTCCTACAGCCTCACGGATCGTGTCAGCGAAGGCGGCGGGCTTGCCGAAGAGGGAGAGGATATCATCGTTGAGGAAATCGCGCTGGACGAGCTGGGCGAAGCGGTGCTGCAAGGCAATCTCAGGGACGCAAAGACCATCCTTCTCATCCAGCATCTGATGTTGAGTGAGCCCGAGTTGTTCTTCTAA
- a CDS encoding threonine dehydratase, whose translation MLSCLDFEKAEELIYKVLAPTPCYNWPILAQELGVDVWMKHENHTPTGAFKVRGGLVYANRYKKRFPGGAGLISATRGNHGQSLAFAARIEGLKATIIVPKGNSPEKNAAMRAFGASVIEAGEDFDEAVAKAKAMAAEEDLHMVPSYHEDLVAGVGTYSYEMLQQNPDLDTVYVPIGKGSGICGMIEARNALNLKTKIVGVVTARVDGYAKSFESGILTPADRSDTFADGLAVRVPDPDSLDIIMKNAERIVRVEEDTVADAIRLIYRATHNIAEGAGAAALAALMSEKDKMAGKKVGVVLSGQNIDTDWMTSILGGQTPTV comes from the coding sequence ATGCTTAGCTGTCTCGATTTTGAAAAGGCCGAAGAACTCATTTACAAGGTTCTCGCCCCGACCCCCTGTTACAATTGGCCCATACTGGCCCAAGAGCTTGGCGTTGACGTCTGGATGAAGCATGAGAATCACACCCCGACCGGCGCTTTCAAGGTGCGCGGAGGTCTGGTTTATGCCAATCGCTACAAAAAGCGCTTTCCCGGTGGCGCAGGCCTCATTTCCGCAACGCGCGGCAACCATGGCCAAAGCCTTGCCTTTGCGGCACGCATTGAAGGGCTGAAGGCCACCATCATTGTTCCCAAGGGCAATTCGCCTGAGAAAAACGCCGCCATGCGCGCATTCGGGGCGAGTGTTATTGAAGCGGGTGAGGATTTTGACGAAGCCGTAGCCAAGGCAAAAGCAATGGCCGCAGAAGAAGATCTTCACATGGTTCCTTCCTACCATGAAGATCTTGTTGCTGGCGTTGGCACCTATTCCTATGAAATGCTGCAGCAGAATCCGGATCTGGATACGGTCTATGTGCCAATCGGCAAGGGCTCGGGTATTTGCGGCATGATCGAAGCGCGCAATGCCTTGAACCTCAAGACCAAGATCGTTGGTGTTGTTACAGCCCGCGTCGATGGCTATGCCAAGTCCTTTGAGTCAGGCATTCTGACACCCGCCGACCGCAGCGATACCTTTGCCGATGGCCTCGCCGTGCGCGTGCCTGATCCGGACTCTCTGGATATCATCATGAAAAATGCAGAGCGCATCGTGCGGGTCGAAGAAGACACCGTTGCCGACGCAATCCGGCTCATTTACCGTGCAACGCACAATATTGCCGAAGGCGCTGGCGCTGCTGCGCTGGCCGCGCTGATGAGCGAAAAAGACAAGATGGCCGGAAAGAAAGTCGGTGTGGTTCTCAGCGGCCAGAATATCGATACCGACTGGATGACCTCCATCCTTGGCGGCCAGACTCCGACGGTTTGA
- a CDS encoding PLP-dependent aminotransferase family protein: MKDKKVSWCPDLTGYTGPLYRAIVDAMQTDIRSGALPVGARLPTQRDLAWALQVNLSTVTEAFKEATRLRLIAGEVGRGTYVLPVNTATQLYAIDRPHAENAIDLSTIKPAHAFSNEDVRSLFSAMLEREDLAEVMEYHAPSLIARCRDAVVTLCRARGFHPRQSNIFPCAGAQAALFAALQMIAKPDLPVLVEELTFPGMKVAAKQMGLRLVPVTMDKHGILPEDLDRASRASGAKTLVVSPILQNPTGATMDRKRRADIVEMAEKLDLLVIEEDVYGGFSNQPPLSLQLAGRSILVGGLSKLVAPGLRFGYIVVTFDEARSKALNLNFAADELVHVTSWMTAPVMLELACDWIESGAVQQHMDWQRQEARARQSLVRRRLNLPALGRDPAAPHLWISTAEGSPYSNKTGEQLASLARAAGVDLVPASTFCAGRMLSDGVRICVTAPRDRADLTEACKRLSQVWE; this comes from the coding sequence ATGAAAGATAAAAAGGTAAGTTGGTGTCCGGACCTGACCGGATATACCGGTCCGCTCTACCGTGCCATCGTGGATGCCATGCAGACGGATATCCGCAGCGGAGCCTTGCCTGTGGGGGCACGATTGCCCACCCAGCGCGATCTTGCATGGGCACTTCAGGTCAATCTCTCCACGGTGACGGAAGCCTTCAAGGAGGCCACACGTTTGCGTCTCATCGCTGGCGAAGTGGGGCGCGGCACCTATGTTCTGCCCGTCAACACGGCCACCCAGCTCTACGCCATTGATCGACCCCATGCGGAAAATGCCATTGACTTGTCCACCATCAAGCCCGCGCATGCCTTTTCCAATGAGGATGTTCGCAGCCTCTTTTCCGCGATGCTGGAGCGAGAGGATCTGGCCGAGGTCATGGAATATCATGCGCCGAGCCTGATTGCGCGCTGTCGGGATGCTGTGGTCACATTGTGCAGGGCGCGCGGGTTCCATCCGCGTCAGAGCAACATTTTTCCTTGTGCCGGTGCGCAGGCGGCGCTGTTTGCGGCCTTGCAGATGATCGCCAAACCTGATCTGCCGGTGCTGGTCGAGGAATTGACCTTTCCAGGCATGAAGGTTGCCGCCAAGCAAATGGGGTTGCGGCTGGTTCCCGTGACCATGGACAAACATGGCATCTTGCCCGAAGATCTGGACAGGGCCTCCAGAGCCAGCGGTGCCAAGACACTCGTGGTCAGCCCGATACTGCAAAATCCGACCGGGGCCACCATGGATCGCAAACGCCGCGCCGATATTGTCGAAATGGCCGAAAAGCTTGATCTGCTGGTGATTGAAGAGGATGTCTATGGCGGCTTTTCCAATCAGCCCCCGCTCAGCCTTCAGCTGGCTGGGCGGTCCATATTGGTCGGTGGCCTCTCCAAACTGGTCGCGCCGGGGCTGCGTTTTGGCTATATTGTCGTAACCTTTGATGAGGCCAGATCCAAGGCGCTCAATCTGAACTTTGCGGCCGACGAGCTGGTGCATGTGACAAGCTGGATGACGGCGCCGGTCATGCTCGAACTTGCTTGCGACTGGATCGAAAGCGGAGCCGTGCAGCAGCATATGGATTGGCAACGGCAGGAAGCGCGTGCCCGCCAGTCGCTCGTGCGTCGACGTCTGAACCTGCCTGCACTGGGGCGTGACCCCGCTGCGCCGCATCTCTGGATTTCAACGGCAGAGGGAAGTCCTTATAGCAACAAAACCGGAGAACAGCTCGCCTCTCTGGCGCGGGCCGCAGGGGTGGATCTGGTGCCAGCATCCACCTTTTGTGCCGGGCGTATGTTGTCAGACGGGGTCCGCATATGCGTCACCGCCCCGCGTGATCGCGCAGATCTGACTGAAGCCTGCAAGCGCCTGTCGCAGGTTTGGGAATAG
- a CDS encoding ATP-binding protein encodes MPSFQPASLASPYLTLSAHPTIGAVLLDSRPAWVWNGEGNRILWANAAGLTFFGETSMASLLERSFGDVHPARRHLARLARNARPDSPTLDTLRFFLGLSFVTLSCLCKKIKVEGETVLLVLSSEPLDAIEAPDQTPDWPENADPKTTLLSALSCDGALHSALLDNHGKVIAASEGFVPFGKNAVALDKLLAKLADDARYAEGSLPFFDSQTSAAVARISDEPDIGYLLLVHNPAIAVENAPSGADNPFAELEDDNQDEIERALAEEEADIFEDPFGIDELSELEERLIKGPDRLKDRDLQPFLTDEGRPYSSLLFTDPVTGRELSREDLIKDGKDRPTSEASITVLDSHLRQKQQTKDDNVYRLQFPQPGKTSSDQSALNGMSDEFHANGAYHFVWESDETGRFKFVSEELANGVGPKNADIGGLTWRDVAARFEMDEDEAVASGFDSRDTWASLDVWWPVEDKPYRIAVELTGLPIYGHLHGFQGFRGFGLCKPDQRQDLPGSMGHQGEHDRGEAKQEGLALETQQDRSESQGLQLQIAQIEELISADLLKAAQNAVASTTELISPETGGDRGQSPRDSDETSGVIAVCDDSKKGTEDQSYENNNKNQSEPENLSVEASQPNEDAETIAHKETFELVGSLLSGNPDGVKETTQDASSKEETAREAKLSAGEEHAFQEIAEALSGESFESRLPAEDLDDDYEEFEAFGEDELEDDEEEGARFKAAAPQASIFPTDEIVQQIASEVEKADTTAAPSKPAETSDAAEDKSARPTITRRPLAALIKKRLKHDEEPALPWRSSKGSLGDLLAARERKDAAHKSATSKALLDIFSIDPKLKSLHEQAELTQQPSQGDTLAGPIEVSDASSDGEEITTEQSDTPQQSEPEDSLQPDADAQTTKSPGAAVEDSKVQEEETAQGDAPQNAHDTDSDVEADGDGQSPPSGDEDGTPGIEEVEQSDPFEEPVVSSSHFVISASGDDEDSLPEPPALPSLEDANPEDVETPSESSADLTAATVAGVAALSVETLWDKGDKSSPLIDMLNKLPTAIIVSAQSTVLFASKTALTLLGYESPEALQAMGGMEGLFSGRPGDWLTKTNGRTTLRTEDGSPISVEANISSINWGEQPAAMLCFEETPAIPPSVGVSEEDEKIAELEAILDTATDGVLVLDRDGCILRMNHSAEALFEVDRHKVAGERFVSLLADESHKDALAYLERLRNSGLASLLNGGQEVIGQLRSGGLIPLVMTMGRVSIPGTNRFCAVLRDVTDWKRTQEELLTQKLRAEDASKKKSEFLAKVSHEIRTPLNAIIGFSEVMMEERFGSIGQERYKDYLKDIKLSGTHIMSLLNDLLDLSKVEAGKMDLQFEAVGLNGLVAECVGIMQPQANRSQIIIRTSTASRLPDVVADCRSLRQIILNVLSNAVKFNHAGGQVIVSTTQQENGDVVLRIRDTGIGMSKEEMKRALEPFRQISSTTRNAAEGTGLGLPLTKALTEANRARLSISSESGHGTLVEIIFPEERVVEAEPEDQVEAEPAS; translated from the coding sequence ATGCCCTCATTCCAACCTGCCTCTTTGGCGAGCCCCTATCTGACGCTGTCGGCCCATCCGACCATCGGCGCCGTATTGCTGGATTCCCGCCCGGCCTGGGTCTGGAATGGTGAGGGAAATCGCATCCTGTGGGCCAATGCAGCCGGATTGACCTTCTTTGGCGAAACGAGCATGGCTTCCCTGCTGGAGCGCAGTTTTGGCGATGTCCATCCGGCGCGCCGCCATTTGGCGCGTCTTGCCCGCAATGCGCGTCCGGATTCGCCAACACTGGATACCTTGCGATTCTTTCTCGGGCTCTCTTTCGTCACGCTTTCGTGCCTGTGCAAGAAAATCAAGGTTGAGGGCGAGACGGTGCTCCTCGTGCTCTCCTCAGAACCGTTAGACGCCATAGAAGCGCCAGATCAGACACCGGACTGGCCGGAAAATGCCGACCCGAAGACGACCCTGCTCTCTGCCCTTTCCTGCGATGGAGCCTTGCACTCTGCGCTGTTGGATAATCATGGCAAGGTGATCGCCGCCTCGGAAGGGTTTGTGCCCTTTGGTAAAAATGCGGTCGCGCTCGACAAACTGCTCGCAAAGCTGGCTGATGATGCACGCTATGCCGAGGGATCTTTGCCCTTTTTCGATAGCCAAACCAGCGCAGCCGTGGCCCGCATTTCCGATGAGCCTGATATTGGCTATCTTCTGCTCGTGCACAATCCCGCCATCGCTGTCGAGAATGCGCCCTCAGGAGCGGACAATCCGTTTGCTGAGCTGGAAGACGACAATCAGGACGAGATCGAGAGAGCTCTGGCAGAAGAAGAGGCGGACATTTTTGAAGATCCTTTTGGCATCGACGAATTGTCAGAGCTGGAAGAGCGCCTCATCAAGGGACCGGACCGGCTCAAGGACCGAGACCTGCAGCCTTTCCTTACCGACGAAGGCCGCCCCTACTCTTCCTTGCTTTTTACAGATCCTGTAACCGGGCGGGAACTGTCCAGAGAAGACCTGATAAAAGACGGCAAGGATCGGCCCACTTCGGAAGCCTCCATCACGGTTCTTGATTCGCATTTGCGGCAGAAGCAGCAGACCAAAGACGATAATGTCTATCGGCTGCAATTTCCGCAGCCTGGCAAAACATCATCAGATCAGTCCGCGTTGAATGGCATGTCTGATGAATTTCATGCCAATGGCGCTTACCATTTCGTTTGGGAGAGCGATGAAACAGGCCGCTTCAAATTTGTCTCCGAAGAGTTGGCTAACGGTGTAGGCCCTAAAAACGCCGATATTGGTGGTTTGACTTGGAGAGACGTAGCCGCCCGCTTCGAAATGGATGAAGACGAAGCTGTCGCGAGTGGCTTTGATTCGCGCGACACATGGGCAAGCCTCGATGTCTGGTGGCCGGTTGAGGACAAACCCTACCGCATCGCAGTGGAACTAACCGGGCTCCCTATTTATGGCCACCTGCATGGTTTTCAGGGCTTTCGCGGATTTGGGCTGTGTAAGCCTGATCAACGACAGGATTTGCCCGGCTCAATGGGCCATCAGGGTGAACATGACAGAGGCGAAGCCAAGCAGGAAGGCCTAGCACTCGAAACGCAGCAAGACCGGAGTGAAAGCCAAGGGCTTCAGCTTCAGATTGCTCAAATTGAAGAGCTAATATCTGCAGACCTACTCAAAGCGGCGCAAAATGCCGTAGCATCCACGACAGAACTGATTTCGCCAGAAACAGGAGGGGACAGGGGACAGTCACCTCGAGACTCTGACGAAACGAGCGGGGTAATCGCCGTGTGTGACGATAGCAAGAAGGGAACGGAAGACCAGAGCTACGAAAATAACAATAAAAACCAGAGCGAGCCTGAGAACCTATCTGTCGAGGCGTCTCAACCGAATGAAGACGCAGAAACCATTGCGCATAAAGAGACTTTTGAGCTTGTGGGCTCGCTGCTCAGTGGCAATCCAGATGGCGTGAAAGAAACGACGCAGGATGCATCCAGCAAGGAAGAAACCGCGCGTGAAGCCAAGCTGAGTGCAGGCGAAGAGCATGCCTTTCAGGAGATCGCCGAGGCCTTGTCTGGCGAGAGCTTCGAAAGCCGTTTGCCAGCAGAAGATCTCGATGACGATTACGAGGAATTTGAAGCCTTCGGTGAGGATGAGCTGGAGGATGATGAAGAGGAAGGTGCTAGGTTTAAGGCTGCCGCGCCACAAGCCTCCATTTTCCCAACCGATGAGATCGTGCAGCAGATTGCCAGCGAGGTGGAAAAAGCCGACACGACAGCTGCACCAAGCAAGCCAGCTGAAACCTCTGACGCGGCCGAGGACAAATCTGCGCGACCGACCATTACGCGACGGCCTCTTGCTGCCCTCATCAAGAAACGGCTCAAGCATGATGAAGAACCTGCTCTGCCATGGCGCTCTTCCAAAGGCTCTCTGGGTGATCTGCTGGCTGCGCGAGAACGCAAAGATGCTGCGCACAAGTCAGCCACCAGCAAAGCTTTGCTTGATATTTTCTCTATCGATCCAAAGCTGAAATCCCTGCATGAACAGGCAGAGCTAACACAGCAGCCCTCTCAAGGGGATACTTTGGCCGGGCCTATCGAGGTTTCAGATGCGTCTAGTGACGGTGAAGAAATCACGACGGAGCAAAGTGACACCCCTCAGCAGTCCGAGCCGGAGGATAGCCTCCAGCCAGATGCTGATGCGCAGACCACCAAATCTCCGGGCGCCGCTGTGGAAGACTCCAAGGTGCAAGAGGAAGAAACCGCGCAGGGCGATGCCCCTCAGAACGCGCATGATACGGACAGTGATGTCGAAGCCGATGGTGATGGTCAAAGTCCACCCTCTGGCGATGAAGACGGAACTCCGGGTATCGAAGAGGTTGAGCAGAGTGATCCTTTTGAGGAACCGGTGGTATCGTCGAGCCACTTTGTCATTTCTGCGTCCGGCGATGACGAGGATAGCCTGCCCGAGCCCCCTGCCCTGCCTTCATTGGAAGATGCCAATCCTGAAGACGTGGAGACGCCATCCGAGAGCTCGGCTGATTTGACGGCAGCAACCGTTGCCGGTGTGGCGGCCCTCAGTGTTGAAACTCTTTGGGACAAGGGGGATAAATCTTCCCCGCTCATCGATATGCTGAACAAGCTGCCCACGGCAATCATTGTGTCTGCGCAAAGTACTGTCCTGTTTGCATCGAAAACGGCGCTCACGCTGCTAGGTTATGAAAGCCCTGAAGCCTTGCAGGCGATGGGAGGTATGGAAGGGCTCTTTTCCGGTCGTCCGGGAGATTGGCTGACCAAAACCAATGGCCGCACAACCTTGCGCACCGAAGACGGCAGCCCGATTTCCGTCGAGGCCAATATTTCGTCCATCAATTGGGGCGAGCAGCCTGCTGCCATGCTCTGCTTTGAAGAAACCCCGGCGATACCGCCTTCTGTTGGCGTCTCCGAGGAAGACGAGAAGATTGCCGAGCTGGAAGCCATTCTGGATACGGCAACAGACGGAGTTCTGGTGCTGGACCGAGATGGCTGCATCCTGCGGATGAACCATTCCGCCGAGGCGCTGTTTGAAGTGGATCGTCACAAGGTGGCCGGAGAGCGATTCGTCTCGCTGCTGGCAGACGAGAGCCACAAAGATGCCCTGGCCTATCTGGAACGGCTGCGCAACAGCGGCCTTGCCAGCCTGCTCAATGGCGGGCAGGAAGTCATAGGGCAATTGCGCTCGGGCGGCCTCATCCCGCTGGTGATGACGATGGGGCGCGTTTCTATTCCCGGAACGAACCGCTTCTGCGCCGTGCTGCGTGATGTCACCGACTGGAAGCGTACGCAGGAAGAGCTGCTGACCCAAAAGCTGCGCGCTGAAGATGCCAGCAAGAAGAAATCGGAGTTTCTGGCCAAGGTCAGCCACGAAATTCGCACCCCGCTCAACGCGATCATCGGCTTTTCCGAGGTGATGATGGAAGAGCGGTTCGGCTCTATTGGACAGGAGCGCTACAAGGACTATCTCAAGGATATCAAGCTTTCAGGCACGCATATCATGAGCTTGCTGAATGATCTGCTGGACCTCTCCAAGGTCGAGGCCGGTAAGATGGATCTGCAGTTTGAGGCCGTCGGGCTCAATGGGCTTGTCGCCGAATGCGTCGGCATCATGCAGCCGCAGGCCAATCGCAGCCAGATCATTATCCGCACCTCCACAGCCTCCAGACTGCCCGATGTCGTGGCTGATTGCCGTTCGCTGCGCCAGATCATTCTCAATGTGCTGTCCAATGCAGTGAAGTTCAACCATGCTGGTGGCCAAGTCATTGTTTCCACGACACAGCAGGAAAATGGCGACGTGGTGCTGCGCATCCGCGACACCGGCATCGGGATGAGCAAAGAGGAGATGAAACGGGCGCTCGAACCGTTCAGGCAGATTTCTTCGACAACCCGCAATGCCGCTGAAGGCACAGGTCTTGGTCTGCCACTGACCAAGGCACTGACCGAGGCAAACCGGGCCCGTCTGAGCATCTCAAGCGAAAGCGGCCACGGCACGTTGGTGGAAATCATTTTTCCTGAAGAGCGTGTTGTGGAGGCAGAGCCGGAAGATCAGGTGGAAGCAGAACCGGCCAGCTAG
- a CDS encoding phasin family protein — protein MSSASGFFEISEEFRTLTKQGIAHSFQAYESFRDAASDTAERFEGPAKAINSALVEANKKAFSAADEGMKASFELASELAQATSLQEAMLLQTSYMQSQMMRFGEVATAMGEVANTMATEATRQGKSK, from the coding sequence ATGAGCTCAGCCTCAGGCTTCTTTGAGATTTCCGAAGAATTCCGCACCCTGACGAAACAGGGCATCGCACACTCCTTTCAGGCCTACGAGAGCTTTCGGGATGCTGCAAGCGACACCGCCGAGCGATTTGAAGGACCGGCAAAAGCCATCAATAGTGCGTTGGTTGAGGCCAATAAAAAGGCATTTTCTGCGGCTGATGAGGGCATGAAGGCCTCATTCGAGTTGGCCAGTGAACTGGCGCAGGCAACATCGCTTCAGGAAGCGATGTTGTTACAGACCAGTTATATGCAATCCCAGATGATGCGGTTTGGTGAAGTGGCGACCGCCATGGGAGAGGTGGCAAACACAATGGCTACAGAAGCGACAAGGCAGGGCAAGAGCAAATAG